GGGGCACTACGAAGGCTTTGATTACCGCATTCACGAGCATCTGGTGGATGAAGAAATTTCCGTGGGGGATTTTGTCACCATGGGCGGCGAGGCGCCGGCGCTGTGCATCATCGAGGCGGTTGTCCGGCTTTTGCCCGGGGTCCTGGGAAACAGCGGTTCCCTGGACGACGAGAGTTTCAACTCCGGGCATTTGGAATACCCGCAATACACGCGGCCGCGCAGTTTCCGCGGGTGGGACGTCCCCGAAATTCTTGTTTCGGGAAATCATAAGGAAGTCGAGGCCTGGCGCAAGCGCGAGGCCCGAAAAATGACGAAGGAAAGAAGGCCCGATTTACTTTGAGGGCTTAGGAATTCCATGAAGGAGAAGAGCATGAAAGGCGTTGAGATTCTTAACAAGCAGACCATGGGCAACAAGAAGCTTCCCGAATTCAATGTGGGCGACACGCTGAAAATCCACATCAAGGTGAAGGAAGGCGACAAGTCCCGTATTCAGGTTTTCGAAGGTGTTTGCATCCGTAAACGCGGCGCATCCGTGAACGCCAGCTTTACGGTGGTCAAGGAAACGCACGGGGACATCGTGGAAAAGATTTTCCCGTTTTATTCCCCGACGATCGACAAGATCACGGTCAGCTCGAAAGCCAAGGTAAGGCGCGCCAAGCTTTACCACCTCAGAAAGAAGAAGTAGTCCTTTTCCAGCGGCCGCCGGAAGCCCGTTTCCGGCGGGCTTTGCACCCCGAGATTTCCGTGGGAGCGGAAATGTCAAAAAAGCTGCATGAATTTGACCGGAACGAAAGGCGGCAGGGCGACGAGCTCATCGCCGGCGTGGACGAAGCCGGGCGGGGGCCTTTGGCTGGCCCCGTGGTAGCGGCCGCGGTCTGTTTCAAACCGTTTTCCCTGAAAGCGGCTTTCGAAGCCGGCCAGCGGAAGGGACTTTTCCGGGACCTCCGGGGCCTGAACGACAGCAAGCAGGTTCCCGCGCCCGAGAGGGAATCGCTTTTCCGCCAGATCGCCCGCCATGCCATCACCGGCATCGGCACCGCTTCCGAAGCAGAGATCGACCGGCTCAACATTTTCCAGGCCACGCGTCTGGCCATGAAAAGGGCGGTCCTCAATCTCACGCGCACGCCCACGATGCTCCTCATCGACGGAAAATACCTGCGCCTCGATGTTCCTCTCACCCAGAAATGCATTGTCAAAGGCGACTGTAAGTCGGCGAGCATTGCCGCGGCTTCCATCGTGGCCAAGGTTTTCCGCGACGCGTGGATGATTTCGCTCGACAAGCTTTATCCGGGCTACAATTTCAGCCGCCACAAAGGCTACGGCACCCCCGAACATTTGAGAAACCTGGACGCGCTGGGCCCTTGCCCGGTCCATCGCCGTTCCTTTGCCCCCGTGGAATACGCCGGAGAAGACGAGACCCCCCTTGAAAGTTTTTGAGATTAAAAATCGCGAGCCTTTTTCCATGCCGCTCGGCGAGCGCGGCGAGATGGTGGCCTGGGCGTACCTGGTCAACGAAGGCTACCGCCTCCTCGAAAAAAATTACCGCTGCCCGCTGGGCGAGATCGACGTGGTCGCGGCGCGCGGCGGGCGGCTTGCATTCGTGGAAATCAAGACGCGCCGGCATCACGGGCTCGGCCTCCCCGAAGAAGCCGTGGACGCCGCCAAGCAGAAAAAACTCGTCCGCCTTGCCCAATATTATCTGAAGGAAAAAAACCGCGAAGACGCGCGCGTTTCTTTTGACGTGCTGTCGGTGACTTGGCGCGACGGCGAGGAACCGGAATTCCGCCTGCTGATGGATGCCTTCATGGTCGAGGAGGAAATCCGGTGAACTTTTCGTTTCTGGGCAGGCTCCGGTCGGTCCTCATACCTCTGTCCAACGTTCGGCCGGGAGAGCGTCGCAAGACCTTCCTGATGTTCCTCTACTTTTTCCTCACGATCTCGCTCGTCTACATCCTGAAGCCCGTGCGCAGCTCGCTGTTCATCGGAGAATTCGGCGCGGAGAAGCTGCCCTTCATTTATATAGGAGAAGGCGTGTGGCTGGTCTTTGTGGTCTGGGCCTACACGCGTCTGGCCAAACGCGTGAGCCGCAGGACACTCTATGTCGGAGTCCTCATCTTCATCATCTTCAACCTGCTCGTCTTCTGGATGTTTCTCGGAAAACAGATCGCCTACATGTCCGCCTTCTTCTACGTGTGGGTCGCGTCGTTTTCGATCGTGATGACGACTATTTTCTGGACGCTGGCCAACGACATCTTCAATCCCGCCGAGGCCAAACGCCTTTTCGGCATCATCATGAGCGGCGGCTCGCTGGGCGGAATCCTTGGCGGCGTGATTACCAATCAGGCCGTGCGCATCGTCGGGACCGAGAACCTGCTTCTTGTCGCGGCCGGCATCCTTGTGGGCTGCATTTTCCTTGTCCTGCTGCTGCACCGCGAAATCCAGCTCGTGGACAAGTCCAGGGCGCCGGACGAAGTCCCGGACGCGGTGGCACCCAAAGAGTCCACCATGAAGATCCTGACGGGATCTTCGTACCTGATGATGCTGGCCGCGGTTGTCATCATCGCCAAGATGTCTTCCACGATCGTCGATGCCCAATTCAGCAAGGTGGTCGAGATCACCGTTCTCGGAAAAGAGGAAAGGACCGCTTACTTCGGCGCGTTCTGGGCCTGGCTCAATTGCATTTCTTTTTTCATGCAGTTTTTCATCACCAGCCTTTCGCTCCGGATTCTAGGCGTCGGATTTTCGTTGTGGCTCCTGCCCGGAGGGCTCACCTTTTTCGCGGTGTTGAGCCTTTTTAACCCGCTGCTCGCGACTTCGCAGGCGCTCCGCATTTTCGACGGCGCGGCCAACTATTCCATCCAACTCGCGAGCAAGGAAACGCTCTATCTTCCGCTTCCAAGCCGCATCCGGCACCGCGTCAAACCCATCATCGACATGCTCGGCTTCCGGAGCGCCAAGACGCTGGGCGGGCTTTATATTCTGGCAGGGACTTATTTTTTGAGGCTGTCTTACGAGCGCCTCGGCATGCTGCTTCTTCTCATCATGCCTTTCTGGGGCTGGATTGCGTGGAATATGAAGAAGGCCTATTCTCAGCGCTTGAAGGACTATCTTCTCGACCGCCAAAAATACGACAACGCGGTGGAGGCTTATAATGCCGCCGATGTTTTGAGCTTCCTTCACAGCGAAAAAAATTTCGAACAGATCCGGTCCTTTTTGAGCAGCCGGTCGCCGGCCACGCGCAAGCTCGCGGCCGCGGCGCAATACGCGTATGATAAATCTTCCCAGGACCTGGAAAGAACGCGCAAGATCGTCGATCATCTCGTGGCCCGCGAACCGATTCCGGACATGGAAGGCCTTCCCCAGGAACAGGAAGAAAAAAAAGACGCGGAACTGCTGAGCGGCCTTTTTGTCAAAGAGCCCGAGCCCTCTGCGTCGGGCAGCCTTCAGAGCCGTATCGAGCAGGAGGCAGAAAAAATTATTTTACAGGCGGGGGAGGCGCTGCGCGATCCAAACCTTTCCGCCGAGGCCAAGCGCCAGGCTGTGCGCGTCCTCGGCTACCTGCCGCGGCAGCAAACCGCGGACCTTCTGCTGCAGTCCTTCGGAGGCACGGAAGACCACGGCATCCGCTTTATCATCATGAAGGCGCTCCTGCGGCTGTGCAAAAAAAATCCTAAGATCACGGTCAGCCGTTTTCTGGTGAAGAATGAAATCGCGCGGGAAATCGCGGTGCACGAACAGATCCTCAAAATCCGGGCCTTTTACCGGAAGCATAAAGAAGGCCTGCCGCTGGAAGACTCCCTCGACATCACGCTCAGGGCTATCCAGGACGAGAACGTGGAGCGGGTTTTCAAGTGCCTGAGCCTGCTTTATCCGGAGGAAACCATCCGCATGGCCCATCAGGAGATCAGAGACCAGGGCCCGGACGCTTCGAGGAGCCATGCCGTCGAGCTTTTGTCCAATACGCTGGAGCCCGACATCCTGCTGATGGTGCAGGCGGTCCTGGATCAGGAACCCGAGGTCCGGATCAAGGACGACGAGGTGCGGGCCATTTTGAAAAACTTTATTCGGAGCCCGTATGCGTGGTTCTCGCTGCTGGGGCACCTCCTCGCCGTGGATCTGAACCTTGCGGGAAGGTGGCCGGAGCTGGCTGAATACCAGGGAACTTCCGAGAATCCGCTATTTTCCGTTTAAGCAATGGAAGTTCTTGGATTTTTGAGTTAAATTTCATATACTTTCCGTCCCCGGTCCGGAAGTCAAGAAAGCCGGTCCGCGGCCGAAATATGAAGTCACGTTTAACTTAGGGCATGTCCTTGAAAAAAATATTACTGACCAGTTTGATCCTGACCGTCGCAGGTACCCAGGCCTTTGCCGCCACCTACGACCGCTACGCCTCGATTTACCGCGACGAAGAGGGGACTTCCACGGCCAAGAAGGTCGCGACGGAGTTCCTGGCTTATCCTTTTGATCTCATTCGCTGGCCCACGGACAAGGCCCTGGTCTACACCGAAAAGCACCACATCGATACCAAGCTCCGCTACGGTCTCGACACCCTGAAAAACCACGGCATCCACCCCGAGATCGGAGCCTGGAATTCTCAGGGCGTGGATTTTGATTTCGTCCAGCTCACCAATCAGAAAACGCGGTTCCCCGATCTCATCGCAAAAGGCGGGGTTCACTGGGGCCACCGCGAACTCTTCCGCGTCGACTCGGAAGTGGGCTGGCAGGACTTCGGCGGCACGGGCATCGGCCCGGTCGGATTCTTTTCTTATGACCGCCGCCCCGAGGAAGATTTTTACGGCATCGGCCCGCACGCGAGCGCGGGCGACGGCTCCAGTTATAAAATGGAGACCACGACCGTCGGCGGGCGCCTGGATTATGATCCGGATCCCACGATTCACGCGGACACGTTCTTCAGTTACCGCAACGTCAATATCACCAACGGCGAAGACGGCGGAAAAAACATCATCGACACCCAGTTCCCCGCGGGCAGCATTCCCGGCCTCGCGGGCGACGAACTCCTCGACATGGGCCTGAACCTGGCGCAGGACAGCCGCAATCATCGCGGCGTTTCCACGCGCGGCGGTTTGAGAAGAGCGGGCCTCAGCTATCATGAAGGCCTGGGAAGCTCCGACGCCCGCTACCTGAAATACGAAACCGAACTAAGCCAGTACTTCCGGCTCTGGTCCGAGCGCCGGGTGCTTGTCCTTCGCTTCTACGGCGAATATAACGACGGCATCAACGGCGGCTCTGTCCCGTTCCATCAGATGGCCAAGCTCGGCGGCTACGGGCTTTCGAATGCGGATACGAGCCAGACGCTGCGCGCCTTCGACGAAAACCGTTTTTATGACAGAGGCCTGGGCCTTTTCAATTTCGAATATCGCTATGCCATTTATGAATACCGCGACTTCCGCATGGACTCGGTCCTTTTCTGGGACGAGGGCCAGGTTTTCGGGGAGTTCAGCCAGTTGAAGCTCAAGGATTTCAGGGAATCCTACGGCCTCGGCCTCCGCTTGAGCGTGGCCAATCACAATATCTTTTCCGTCGAAATGGCGCACGGCGAAGAAGGGACGAATTTTTATGTCAAGACACACACGCCGTTCTAAAAACGGGATGTTCGGAGCGGTCCTCGCGGCCTCCGTCCTCTGCCTTTTTCTGCCCGGCGCCCAGGCGCAGGAAATGAAAAAAGAGCAGACCGGCCTTTACCGGGACATCTTCGACCAGCAGATTTATTATGAAGGCACGAACCTGCTGCGTCTGGACCGGATGTACCGCCTCCTGTTCAAGAAGAAACTCCGCGCGCTGGGTGTCAACGTCTACGACGAAGTTCCGGATTCGGAATTTTTCGTCAACCGCCACGGCCGCGAGAGGCTTTCCGCCGAAGCCCTGGAGAACGGATACAAGGAAACGGACGGCCCCAGCGGAGCGCTCACGGTTTTTCAAGGCAAAAGCCAGGGGCAGAGCCCCGGCCTTTTCGTCCGCGACGCCAAGGGCGACGCCTATCTCCTCAAATTCGATTCCTTCGACAATCTCGAACTGATGACGTCCGCAGAAGTCATCGGCAGCCGGTTTTATCACGCGATCGGGTACCATGTCCCGCAGTATACGATCCTCACATTCGACCCTTCTCAACTGAAAGTCGCGGAGGACGCGAAAACCGTGGACGATACCGGCTTCGAAAAACCCTTTACGGCCGAAAAACTCGAAGAATTCCTTTTGTTTCTCCCGCGTGATGAAAACGGAAATTACCGCGCGTCCGCGAGCAAGCTCTTGAAGGGCGAGAAAAAAGGCAATTGGTTCTTCGACGGCCGCCGCGAGGCCAATCCGGACGATAAAATCGACCATGAGCGCCTGCGTCCCGTGCGTGCGCTCGGTGTTTTTGCCGCATGGCTGGGCAATTACGACACGCGCGCCAGCAACACGCTGGATTATTTGATCACGGACGAAAACGGCAAGCAGGTCGTCAGGCATTATCTGATCGATTTCAGCGCCGCGCTCGGCGGGCACAACACCGGCCCCAAGGCGCCTATGTTCCTGCACGAGCATATGATCGACTATGGCGAAACCGCCAAGGCCTTTGTCACGCTGGGCCTGTGGGAAAAACCGTGGCAGAAAAGATGGCGCGAGGCGGGAGAAAAGGTGTCCGACTCTCCGGCGATCGGCTATTTCGACAATCGCTATTTCGATCCGGCCCGAATGAAAACGCAATTGCCGTATTACGCTTTCAAGGACGTGACGCGGGCCGACGGTTTTTGGGCGGCGAAGATCATCAAGTCTTTTTCCGACGACGACATCAAGACGGTCGTCAAGGCCGGCAAATATACGCGGCCGGAAGATGCCGACTATATTGCCCGCATCCTTTCCGAGCGCCGCGACATCATGGCCCGCTACTGGTATGAACAAGCCAATCCGCTGGACGACTTCGAATATGCGGGTGGGACTTTGAGCTTCAAGGACCTTGCCGTGGACGCGGGCTTCGTTTCCGCGGACGCAAGCGTCTATCATTTCGACATCCTCCGCAATGTGGGAAAAAAGGGAAAGATCCTCGCTTCTCTGGACAGCGCCCAGACATCTCTGACCGTGGACCCGGCCTGGTTTGAAGGAAATTCCACGCTGAATATTTTCATCCGCACTTCCCGCAAAGGCGCGGAGAAACAAAGCCCTTACGTCCTCGTCGAGCTCAAGCTTTCTGGTATTGCCGGCGTCACTCACGAAGACTGATCCGCAAACACTTCCCGCATTGCGACAACCCCGGAGAGGGGACCATGATCCGCATTCCGGATGCTTTCCTTCAGAATCTCAAAGAGCATGCCGAACGTGACTATCCTCATGAATGCTGCGGCCTGATCTTGGGATCGAAGGCCGATCCCGCGGCGCTTTCGCGGATCGAGCCCTGCCCGAACATCCAGGACCGCATGCACGCGCAGGATCCCCGCGGCTTTTCGAGGACTGCCGAGACCGCGTACTTCATGGATCCGCGCTTTCTTCTGGCGATCCAGAAAACATGCCGGGAAAGAAATGAAGTAATCCGCATCATCTATCATTCCCACGTCGAGGCCGAGCCTCTTTTTTCCCCGGAGGACGAAGCCCTGGCTGTCCTGGACCGGGAACCTCTTCATGCCGGGGTTTATTACCTCATTATTTCGGTCGTAAAGAGGGAAGCGGCCAAGTACCATTTATATGGCTGGGACAAAGGACTCCAGGCCTTCCAAAGGGTTTCGGCCGGCGGCTGGGGTCCGGCCGGCCGGAGAGACGAACCTCATGGACGTCAGGCAGAGAATCCTGGTTGTTGACGACGAGCCGAATATCCGGCGGAGCCTTGTTGTCAGGCTGGAGAATTCCGGTTACCGCGTGGATACCGCCGAAAACGGGCAGGAGGCCCTGGCGTTTTATCAACGCGCCCTCAAGGAAGCCAGTCCTTACGATTTGATCCTCCTCGACCTCATTATGCCCGGCCTGGATGGGCTCGGCGCGCTCGACGGCATACGGCAGCACGAAGCTTCGTCGGGAATTTCCCAAAAAGACCGCACCCCGGTCGTGATGCTGACCGCGCTCAGCGGTTCCTGGGAGGAGGACGCCCGTTACGAAGGCTGCGACGACTACATTCAGAAGCCGTTCAAGACCGAAACCCTGATGGAAATCATCCACAAGAGAATACGCCCTCCCCAATCTCCCGGCATCGGGTAAGCTTCTAATGTCCCTCCGAAGGCTCCGGAAACGAGGTTTAGACGGAGCGAGAAAAAACCGATAATTTCAGGAAGATTTAACCCAACTTCATCGGCTGTCTTAGGAAAAAGCATGAGCGAAAGCCCCGTCATCTTCAAAGTTAAAAAATTTTTCAAAAAGGACCCGGAATTCCGTTTTCCCGCCACGGTCCGTGAGAACACGTCGCTTGTCCAGGCCGGAGTCTTTGATTCCTTTTCCGTGATCAAACTGGTCACGTTCCTGGAAAAGGAATTCAAGATCCGGATCAAGCCGGAAGACCTGCTGGAAGAAAATTTCAGCACGCTGAAACAGATCGAAAAGCTGGTCTTGCGCAAGCAGAAGAAAAAATAGCGGAGGCAGGGTGCAATATCTGGTCCACCATTTCCTCGACCAAGCGTGCCGGGAATTTCCCCGGAAAACAGCGCTGATCCACGGAAGAGAGCGGCTCCGTTACCTGGACGTGCAAAAGGCTGCCGACGGCCTGGCCCGGCGCCTCCTCGAACTCGGCCTCAAAAAAGGGGACCGGGTCGGCATCTACCTGGAAAAATCCGTGGAGGAAGTCATTTCCGTCTTCGCGGTATCGAAAGCCGGCGGCGTTTTCGTGATCCTGAATTCCGCCCTGAAACCGGATCAGGTCGCCTACATCATGGGCCAATCCGGAATGCGCTGCCTTGTCACGGGACCTTTGACCTACGGCCACCTTCCCCCGGCGCTGCGCCGCAAGCCGGAATTCGTCCTGGCCCTGGAAGGCGGAAAAATCCGGACTGTGATCGGCTCTCGCGCCAAGCGGACCAAGGACATTCCTTTCCCCAAAGACCTGACCGGCAATGATCTTGCCAGTATTATCTACACGTCCGGCTCCACCGGATTTCCGAAAGGCGTGATGCTGACCCACCACAACGTCTGTCTTGCCGCGCATTCGGGCGCAAAGCACCTGCGCAACGAATCCGGCGACGTGCTGATGGGCGTGCTGCCGCTCAGTTTCGATTACGGCCTTTTCCAGCTGACCTCCGCTTTCAAAATGACGGGCACGCTCGTCCTGAAAAAATTTATTTCCGCCGAAGATCTCCTCGAAACCGCGCGCCGGGAAAAAGTAGACGGCATCGCCGGAATCCCCACGATCCTGATCCCTCTGGCGGAAAGCCGGGCGCTCAACAAAATCGCTCTCCGGCATTTGCGCTACATTACGAATTCGGGCGGCAAATTGCCCGTGAAGTATTTCCGGAAGCTGCGCAAGGCCCTGCCGCGCGTGAAGATTTTTTCCATGTACGGATTTACGGAGGCGTTCCGGGCCGCCTACCTCGAGCCCGAGGAACTCGACCGCAGGCCGGAATCCATCGGCAAGGCGGTTCCGAACGCGCGGATCTACGTGCTCGACGCGAACGGGAAAGAATGCGGGCCGGGCCAAACCGGCGAGCTGGTCCAGGCGGGGCCTCTTGTGTCGCGGGGCTACTGGAAAAATCCGGAAGCCACGGCCGCCAAGATAAAACAGAACCCGCTGCACAATGATTACGACGACCCGGTCTGCTATTCCGGGGATTTCGTCAAAAAAGACAAAGACGGCTTCCTTTATTTTATTGGGAGAAAAGACCAGATGCTCAAATGCTCCGGCTACCGCGTCAGTCCCGACGAGATCGAGGCGATCCTGCACCGGCATCCTCAGATCCGTTCGGCCGCGGCTTCGGGTATTCCCGACGAACGTCTGGGGCACCGCATCCGCGTGGCCGCCGTCCTGAAAAGCGGCGCATCCCTGAAACCTGAAGACCTGCTCGCTTATTGCCGCCGGGCCATGCCGTCGTACATGGTGCCTTCCGAAATCCGGATTCTGGACAAGCTGCCGCTGACGGCTCACGGCAAAATCAACCGGGCGCTTCTCGCCGCCGGGAAGGTCTCATGAAAATCCGCCTGGCGCGCGCGGCGCTCAAAGATTTTCCGAATTATCAGAAATGGTTCCGGAATCCGAAAAACAGGCAATGGCTGGGAACGCCGTTCTGCGAGCTGGATTACAACATCGCTTTTCATGCCGCGTGGATCCGGAAAAACGACAGCGTGGTTTATACCATCTACGAAGGCCGCACGCCCATCGGCTGCGCCAGCGCCCTGGCCGTCGACCGGAAGAATAAAAATGCCAACATCATCCTTGTGCTGGGCGACAAAAAGTTTCGCGGACGGGGGATTGCCGCGAAGGCGGGGAACCTTTTCCTGCGGAAGATGTTTTTCAGGCACGGGCTGCGGTCGGTCTATGCCTGGGCCGTGGAAACCAATGCCGCGTCGGTCCGTATCATCGAAAGAAATAATTTTACGCGCGTCGGCATCCAGCGGCGCAGCCACAAAATCAATGGCGTCTACAAAAACAGGATTCTTTTCGATTTGTTGAAAGAAGAATTCATCGAGTTATGACCTCTTTTGAACCCAGCGCGAAAAAGGTTTTGCGGCTCCTGAAAAAGGGGGCGCGCACGCCGGCCTTTTTTTACGACCGAAGCGTCGTAGCCCGGAAATACCGCCTGCTGGCCTCGAACCTTCCGTCCGGATTTGGAATTTTATATGCCCTGAAGGCCAATCCGAATCCGGAGCTCGTGCGTTTTATCGGAAAGCTGGGAGCGGGCGCCGACATTGCCTCATCCGGCGAGCTTGCGACGGCGCGCCGGGGCGGCATTCCGGCTGCGGCCCTCAGCTTCGTGGGCCCGGGCAAAACATCTGAAGAACTGCGCGAGGCGATCCGCGCGGGCGTTGGTGTCATTCACGCGGAGTCGCTCGAAGAATTTGTCCGGATCTCTCGGATCGCCGGCAGCCTTCGGAAAAAAGCCCGCGTGGGCGTGCGCGTCAATCCTCTCCGTGAAGCGTCGGTCCCGGGCATGAAAATGGGAGGAGGCGCCAAACCTTTCGGCGTCGACGAGGAAATCTTGCCACAAGTTTTCAAACTTCTCGGCAAACTCGATCATCTCTCGTTTCGCGGCATCCACGTTTACACGGGCTCGCAAATGCCGGGCCACAAGAGCATCCTCGAAGGCATGAAGGAAGTCCTGAAAATCGCGGAAAAAGCCCAGCGGCTGCACGGACGGCCGCTCGAGATCATCAACCTCGGCGGCGGCTTCGGCGTGCCTTATTTCGAAGGCGACAAGCCTCTGGATGCGGGAGAATTCGGCCGCGGCCTGAAAGCCCTCATGCGTTCCGCCCGGACGGACGAAATTTTTCCGCGCGCGCGTTTTTTTGTGGAGTCCGGCAGGTACCTGGCCGCGGAAAGCGGGCTTTACACGGCGCGGATCCTTTATCGCAAATTGTCCCGGGGGAAAATTTTTTTGGTCGTGGATGGGGGGATGAACCATCATCTCGCGGCTTCGGGGCAGCTCGGCAATTTTTTCCGGAAAAACTACAAAATGAAAGTCCTGGGAAAAGGCGCGGGCCTGGAAACCGTAACCGTGGTGGGGCCGCTCTGCACCCCGCTGGACCTCCTGGGCCGCGACGTGCGCCTGGCGCGGGCGGAACCCGGGGACGTTCTTGGCATCTACAATTCCGGGGCCTACGCGTATTCAGCAAGCCCGCTCCACTTTTTGAGCCACAAACTGCCGGAAGAATATGTGATCTGATCATGGCAGCCAAAATCGAAGTCCGCAGCTTTGGAGGAGAATACGGCGCCCTTGCGCGCATGCTGGCGCCGTCGTGGGAACGCGAACACACGTCGTACCTGCATTTTTCAAAGCAGCAGCTCAGGTATCTGGTCCAGTCACCGCAAGTCGACCGCCGGTGGACTCTGGGCTGTTACCGTGGAAAAGAGCTCTTGGGGTTTCTTCTGACCTTGGGAAAAAAAGTCCGCATGAAATCGGGCCGGAAAGTCCGGGTCGCGTTGAACACGCTGATGACGGTCAAGAAGGGCCGCGAACGCCTGCTCCCGCATCTGCACATGCTCGAATACATCGCCGCTCACCGCGGCAATGCCGGCTACAAATTCTCACTGGGTTTCGTCGACAGCAAGATCTCGAACAACAGCATCCTCGGCGCTTACCTTTCCCACCGCTACCGTTATTTCAAAATCATCAGGACATTTCCGTACTTTGTCCGGCGTCTTGATCTGGATGACCTGGCTTCCGAGCCCGTGCTCCCGGAGTTTTTTGTGAGCGCCACGGTGGCCAAAAAAGAAAGGGCCGCCTGCCTGCGGCTGGTCAATGCCATTAAGGCCAAAGACTTTTCCGAGGCCTGGAGCGCGCGCCATTTTTATCCCCGTCTTTCTGGGAAGCACCACTTCACGTTCGTTGCCAAAAAAAGACGGAAAGTCGCGGGAATCTTCCATGGTTACATCGCCAACATGGTCTCGGGGCCGCGCGCCGTGAAGACGGCCGTCGTGACCACGGTGAGCGTCGATGCGCTAAACGATGCGGAAAAAAAAGCCGCCATCGCCGAGATGATGAACGGCCTGAGGCGCAGAGGCGTGCGGCAGGTCATCCGAGGCTATATGGGAATCGTCTCCGATTCGATCTGGCAGGAGAGCGGTTTTAGCCGCTCGTTTTCTTCCTTGAATGCGTACGTGTGCAGCGACCGCCGTTGGCCGTTCCGGCGCCCGTGCAAATTTGCCATCGAGATCATTTAAAGCGAGGGGTCCGTGGATTTCTTCACGTTTGCGGCGAAAGGGCAGGGAATAAGCTTTGTTTCGCTTCTCTTCCTGGGTTTTTTCGCGGCGGTCTTTTTCTTGTACCGCTGCCTGAAACAGCCTGCCCAAAACCTGCTTCTGCTCGCGGCCAGCTACCTGTTTTATGCAGCCTGGGACCCGCGGTTTCCTCCTCTGCTCATGGCCCTGACCGTGTTTCAATATTATTGCGGCGGCCGGATCGGCGCCTCAGAGGATCCCGCGGAAAGAAAATTTTTCCTGCGGCTGAGCCTGGCGGGCGGATTGGGAGTGCTCGCTTATTTCAAGTACGCGGATTTCTTTGCCTACCGGCTGAAGCTCGCGTTCCATCACCTGGGTTTTTCCGCCAATCCTGTTTTCTACGACATCGTCCTTCCCGTGGGGCTGTCTTTTTATACGTTCCAGATGCTCAGCTATACCCTTGATATC
This region of Verrucomicrobiia bacterium genomic DNA includes:
- the trmD gene encoding tRNA (guanosine(37)-N1)-methyltransferase TrmD codes for the protein MGLCIDVVTLFPNFFKGPLEESILKRAQKNKLVDIRIHNLRKYTHDAHKTVDDKPFGGGAGMVIKPEPVFECLEDIAGDARVILLAPQGARFTQKKAAELASIGHFLLLAGHYEGFDYRIHEHLVDEEISVGDFVTMGGEAPALCIIEAVVRLLPGVLGNSGSLDDESFNSGHLEYPQYTRPRSFRGWDVPEILVSGNHKEVEAWRKREARKMTKERRPDLL
- the rplS gene encoding 50S ribosomal protein L19 → MKGVEILNKQTMGNKKLPEFNVGDTLKIHIKVKEGDKSRIQVFEGVCIRKRGASVNASFTVVKETHGDIVEKIFPFYSPTIDKITVSSKAKVRRAKLYHLRKKK
- a CDS encoding ribonuclease HII, with the translated sequence MSKKLHEFDRNERRQGDELIAGVDEAGRGPLAGPVVAAAVCFKPFSLKAAFEAGQRKGLFRDLRGLNDSKQVPAPERESLFRQIARHAITGIGTASEAEIDRLNIFQATRLAMKRAVLNLTRTPTMLLIDGKYLRLDVPLTQKCIVKGDCKSASIAAASIVAKVFRDAWMISLDKLYPGYNFSRHKGYGTPEHLRNLDALGPCPVHRRSFAPVEYAGEDETPLESF
- a CDS encoding YraN family protein, with protein sequence MKVFEIKNREPFSMPLGERGEMVAWAYLVNEGYRLLEKNYRCPLGEIDVVAARGGRLAFVEIKTRRHHGLGLPEEAVDAAKQKKLVRLAQYYLKEKNREDARVSFDVLSVTWRDGEEPEFRLLMDAFMVEEEIR
- a CDS encoding Npt1/Npt2 family nucleotide transporter; this encodes MNFSFLGRLRSVLIPLSNVRPGERRKTFLMFLYFFLTISLVYILKPVRSSLFIGEFGAEKLPFIYIGEGVWLVFVVWAYTRLAKRVSRRTLYVGVLIFIIFNLLVFWMFLGKQIAYMSAFFYVWVASFSIVMTTIFWTLANDIFNPAEAKRLFGIIMSGGSLGGILGGVITNQAVRIVGTENLLLVAAGILVGCIFLVLLLHREIQLVDKSRAPDEVPDAVAPKESTMKILTGSSYLMMLAAVVIIAKMSSTIVDAQFSKVVEITVLGKEERTAYFGAFWAWLNCISFFMQFFITSLSLRILGVGFSLWLLPGGLTFFAVLSLFNPLLATSQALRIFDGAANYSIQLASKETLYLPLPSRIRHRVKPIIDMLGFRSAKTLGGLYILAGTYFLRLSYERLGMLLLLIMPFWGWIAWNMKKAYSQRLKDYLLDRQKYDNAVEAYNAADVLSFLHSEKNFEQIRSFLSSRSPATRKLAAAAQYAYDKSSQDLERTRKIVDHLVAREPIPDMEGLPQEQEEKKDAELLSGLFVKEPEPSASGSLQSRIEQEAEKIILQAGEALRDPNLSAEAKRQAVRVLGYLPRQQTADLLLQSFGGTEDHGIRFIIMKALLRLCKKNPKITVSRFLVKNEIAREIAVHEQILKIRAFYRKHKEGLPLEDSLDITLRAIQDENVERVFKCLSLLYPEETIRMAHQEIRDQGPDASRSHAVELLSNTLEPDILLMVQAVLDQEPEVRIKDDEVRAILKNFIRSPYAWFSLLGHLLAVDLNLAGRWPELAEYQGTSENPLFSV
- a CDS encoding BamA/TamA family outer membrane protein, coding for MKKILLTSLILTVAGTQAFAATYDRYASIYRDEEGTSTAKKVATEFLAYPFDLIRWPTDKALVYTEKHHIDTKLRYGLDTLKNHGIHPEIGAWNSQGVDFDFVQLTNQKTRFPDLIAKGGVHWGHRELFRVDSEVGWQDFGGTGIGPVGFFSYDRRPEEDFYGIGPHASAGDGSSYKMETTTVGGRLDYDPDPTIHADTFFSYRNVNITNGEDGGKNIIDTQFPAGSIPGLAGDELLDMGLNLAQDSRNHRGVSTRGGLRRAGLSYHEGLGSSDARYLKYETELSQYFRLWSERRVLVLRFYGEYNDGINGGSVPFHQMAKLGGYGLSNADTSQTLRAFDENRFYDRGLGLFNFEYRYAIYEYRDFRMDSVLFWDEGQVFGEFSQLKLKDFRESYGLGLRLSVANHNIFSVEMAHGEEGTNFYVKTHTPF
- a CDS encoding M67 family metallopeptidase encodes the protein MIRIPDAFLQNLKEHAERDYPHECCGLILGSKADPAALSRIEPCPNIQDRMHAQDPRGFSRTAETAYFMDPRFLLAIQKTCRERNEVIRIIYHSHVEAEPLFSPEDEALAVLDREPLHAGVYYLIISVVKREAAKYHLYGWDKGLQAFQRVSAGGWGPAGRRDEPHGRQAENPGC
- a CDS encoding response regulator, with translation MDVRQRILVVDDEPNIRRSLVVRLENSGYRVDTAENGQEALAFYQRALKEASPYDLILLDLIMPGLDGLGALDGIRQHEASSGISQKDRTPVVMLTALSGSWEEDARYEGCDDYIQKPFKTETLMEIIHKRIRPPQSPGIG
- a CDS encoding acyl carrier protein, giving the protein MSESPVIFKVKKFFKKDPEFRFPATVRENTSLVQAGVFDSFSVIKLVTFLEKEFKIRIKPEDLLEENFSTLKQIEKLVLRKQKKK